The Streptomyces sp. NBC_00344 genome includes a window with the following:
- a CDS encoding bifunctional helix-turn-helix transcriptional regulator/GNAT family N-acetyltransferase — MPVHEIRAFNRFYTNLIGTLDYRKHLHTPYSLTESRVLYELAHASRTDAADLRAELSLDAGYLSRLLARFEREGLVERAPSQLDSRRQSITLTPHGREAAALLDERSREAVSTLLATVAPDDRPRLAEAMRTVREILRDPRPTGGARPALRDPGPGDLGWIVQRHGALYAAEFGWNADFEGLVARIIADFTQDHDPYLERVWIAEFDGRPAGAVMCVRDGSPGTARLRLLLVEPEARGLGLGAQLVQAVVDFARDAGYQELVLWTNDVLAAARRIYQGAGFSLVAEKPHRSYGADLVGQDWRLGLQEGTVR, encoded by the coding sequence ATGCCCGTCCATGAGATCCGTGCTTTCAACCGCTTCTACACCAACCTCATCGGCACCCTCGACTACCGCAAGCACCTCCATACGCCCTACAGCCTCACCGAATCCCGCGTCCTCTACGAGCTCGCCCACGCCTCCCGTACCGACGCCGCCGACCTCCGCGCGGAGCTCTCTCTCGATGCGGGGTATCTGAGCCGTCTGCTGGCCAGGTTCGAACGCGAAGGGCTGGTCGAACGGGCCCCCTCCCAGCTGGATTCGCGACGTCAGAGCATCACGCTCACCCCCCATGGCCGCGAGGCCGCCGCACTGCTCGACGAACGGTCGAGAGAAGCCGTCAGCACCCTGCTCGCGACCGTGGCACCGGACGACCGGCCCCGGCTCGCCGAGGCCATGCGGACCGTCCGTGAGATCCTCCGGGACCCTCGCCCCACGGGCGGCGCCCGCCCGGCCCTCCGGGACCCCGGCCCGGGCGACCTCGGCTGGATCGTGCAGCGTCATGGCGCGCTGTACGCGGCGGAGTTCGGGTGGAACGCGGACTTCGAGGGGCTGGTGGCCAGGATCATCGCCGATTTCACCCAGGACCACGATCCTTATCTGGAGCGGGTCTGGATCGCCGAGTTCGACGGCAGGCCGGCGGGCGCGGTGATGTGTGTACGGGACGGATCGCCCGGCACGGCCCGGCTCCGGCTGCTGCTCGTCGAGCCGGAGGCCCGCGGTCTCGGACTCGGCGCCCAACTGGTGCAGGCAGTGGTCGATTTTGCCCGGGATGCGGGGTACCAGGAGTTGGTGCTGTGGACCAACGACGTGCTGGCAGCGGCACGCAGGATCTATCAGGGCGCCGGGTTCTCGCTCGTCGCCGAGAAGCCGCACCGTTCCTATGGAGCGGATCTGGTCGGACAGGACTGGCGGCTCGGTCTACAGGAAGGAACAGTGCGTTGA
- a CDS encoding LacI family DNA-binding transcriptional regulator: protein MTTTLADVAARARVSPATVSRVLNGNYPVAASTRERVLRAVNDLDYVLNGPASSLAAATSDLVGILVNDIADPFFGIMAGAAQSEIGGQEGTGRGGGEKLAVVCNTGGSPERELTYLTLLQRQRAAAVVLTGGAIEDPAHTAAVSAKLVRLADAGTRVVLCGRPPLPGSESATTTLTFDNRGGGQRLTEHLLSLGHRRIGYVAGPVERTTTRHRLEGHRAALADAGLVDDMDQDRLTVHGPYDRGAGYDATLELLRREPSLTAIVAANDTVALGACAALREQGLRIPGDVSVAGFDDLPFSVDVVPALTTVRLPLHEAGAWAGRLAMGREEAPADGIAMVPSELIARSSTAAPGR from the coding sequence ATGACAACGACCCTCGCGGATGTGGCGGCCCGTGCCCGGGTCTCCCCGGCGACGGTGTCCCGTGTGCTCAACGGCAACTACCCCGTTGCCGCTTCCACCAGGGAGCGGGTGCTGCGGGCGGTGAACGACCTGGACTACGTGCTGAACGGACCTGCCAGTTCACTGGCGGCCGCCACGTCCGACCTGGTCGGGATCCTGGTCAACGACATCGCCGACCCCTTCTTCGGGATCATGGCCGGCGCGGCGCAGTCCGAGATCGGCGGCCAGGAGGGCACCGGGCGGGGCGGCGGCGAGAAGCTGGCCGTGGTCTGCAACACCGGCGGCTCCCCGGAGCGCGAACTGACCTATCTCACCCTGCTCCAGCGCCAGCGCGCCGCGGCGGTCGTGCTGACCGGCGGCGCGATCGAGGACCCGGCGCACACCGCCGCGGTCTCGGCCAAACTGGTGAGGCTGGCCGACGCGGGCACCCGGGTGGTGCTGTGCGGCCGGCCACCGCTGCCCGGCAGCGAGTCCGCCACCACCACGCTGACCTTCGACAACCGGGGTGGCGGACAGCGCCTCACCGAGCATCTGCTGTCACTGGGCCACCGCCGGATCGGCTATGTCGCGGGCCCCGTCGAACGCACCACCACCCGCCACCGGCTGGAAGGCCACCGTGCGGCGCTGGCCGATGCGGGTCTGGTGGACGACATGGACCAGGACCGGTTGACCGTCCATGGCCCGTACGACCGCGGCGCCGGTTACGACGCCACTCTGGAACTGCTGCGCAGGGAGCCCTCCCTGACCGCGATCGTGGCCGCGAACGACACAGTGGCGCTGGGCGCGTGCGCGGCGCTGCGTGAGCAGGGCCTGCGCATTCCCGGGGACGTATCGGTCGCGGGCTTCGACGATCTGCCCTTCTCGGTCGATGTGGTGCCCGCGCTGACGACGGTACGGCTGCCGTTGCACGAGGCGGGGGCATGGGCCGGGCGGCTGGCGATGGGACGGGAGGAGGCACCCGCGGACGGGATCGCGATGGTGCCGTCGGAGCTGATCGCCCGGTCCTCCACGGCGGCTCCGGGGCGGTGA
- a CDS encoding Gfo/Idh/MocA family protein: protein MTRKTVRIAMNGVTGRMGYRQHLVRSLLALREQGGLDLGDGTELWPEIVLVGRREHALRTIAARHGLEHWSTDLDAVLADPAVGIYFDAQVTSAREEALRKAIAAGKHVYTEKPTATGLAGALELARLAQAAGIKHGVVQDKLFLPGLLKLKRLIDGGFFGRILSVRGEFGYWVFEGDWQDAQRPSWNYRAQDGGGIVVDMFPHWEYVLHELFGRVTSVQALTATHIPQRWDERHKPYDATADDAAYGVFQLEGGVVAQINSSWAVRVNRDELVEFQVDGTEGSAVAGLRNCRIQHRGSTPKPVWNPDLPAAHSFRDQWQEVPDNRDFDNGFKVQWELFLRHVALDEPYQWDLLAGARGVQLAELGLASSAEGRRLDVPELSL, encoded by the coding sequence GTGACGCGTAAGACAGTGCGGATCGCCATGAACGGCGTGACCGGCCGGATGGGATACCGGCAGCACCTGGTCCGTTCCCTCCTCGCGCTGCGCGAGCAGGGCGGCCTCGACCTGGGCGACGGCACGGAGTTGTGGCCCGAGATCGTGCTGGTCGGCCGCCGGGAGCACGCGCTGAGGACGATCGCCGCCCGGCACGGTCTCGAGCACTGGTCCACCGACCTGGACGCGGTACTCGCCGACCCGGCCGTCGGGATCTACTTCGACGCGCAGGTCACGTCGGCCCGTGAGGAAGCGCTGCGGAAGGCGATCGCGGCCGGCAAGCACGTCTACACCGAGAAGCCGACCGCCACCGGCCTGGCCGGCGCCCTGGAGCTGGCCAGGCTCGCGCAGGCCGCGGGGATCAAGCACGGCGTGGTCCAGGACAAGCTGTTCCTGCCGGGCCTGCTGAAGCTCAAGCGCCTCATCGACGGGGGGTTCTTCGGGCGGATCCTGTCCGTGCGGGGGGAGTTCGGCTACTGGGTCTTCGAGGGCGACTGGCAGGACGCCCAGCGCCCCTCGTGGAACTACCGCGCACAGGACGGCGGCGGCATCGTCGTCGACATGTTCCCGCACTGGGAGTACGTCCTGCACGAACTCTTCGGCCGGGTCACCTCCGTGCAGGCGCTCACCGCCACCCACATCCCGCAGCGCTGGGACGAGCGGCACAAGCCCTACGACGCCACCGCCGACGACGCCGCCTACGGCGTCTTCCAGCTCGAGGGCGGCGTGGTCGCGCAGATCAACTCCTCCTGGGCGGTGCGGGTCAACCGCGACGAACTGGTCGAGTTCCAGGTCGACGGCACCGAAGGCTCGGCTGTCGCCGGTCTGCGCAACTGCCGTATCCAGCACCGAGGTTCTACCCCGAAGCCGGTCTGGAACCCGGACCTGCCCGCCGCCCACTCGTTCCGCGACCAGTGGCAGGAGGTCCCGGACAACCGTGACTTCGACAACGGCTTCAAGGTCCAGTGGGAGCTCTTCCTGCGCCATGTGGCGCTCGACGAGCCCTACCAGTGGGACCTGCTGGCCGGGGCGCGCGGAGTGCAGCTCGCGGAGCTGGGGCTCGCGTCCTCAGCCGAGGGCCGCCGTCTCGACGTTCCGGAGCTCTCGCTGTGA